One part of the Streptomyces sp. NBC_00286 genome encodes these proteins:
- a CDS encoding DUF2283 domain-containing protein yields MHITYDRENDTAYVYLVAHIADGAAARQVVVDGIGADADVILDVDAEGRLLGIELIGARSALPAELLEQSSSAG; encoded by the coding sequence ATGCACATCACGTACGACCGCGAGAACGACACCGCTTACGTCTATCTCGTCGCGCACATCGCGGACGGTGCCGCCGCCCGGCAAGTCGTCGTCGACGGGATCGGTGCGGACGCAGACGTGATCCTCGACGTGGACGCAGAAGGGCGTCTGCTCGGCATCGAGCTGATCGGTGCCCGCAGTGCGCTGCCGGCTGAACTGCTGGAGCAGTCCTCCTCTGCGGGCTGA
- a CDS encoding ABC transporter substrate-binding protein, which translates to MAHTRSRAGTGILTAAALLAVTGCGGSAISDTGSDGDGPLKVGLIVPLTGPVSSTGKALRNAFELGVEKVNEDGGVNGANVEFVVVDDGGDPATSTQLARRLVQREKVSMLFGTITGDTAEAVTKVADDAKVPFGTAILGDTGQCHPYAWGFGESTRQLLTPTIPALLEKYGKRVAVVGSDYNFPHYYLRVAKEQVKRAGGSVVGEEFSPIGQTDWQPVIKRLKAAKPDVLLAMVVGSDAVSFSQQAKQFGLLSPQLGYDGAPLDSDYYPALNALVNGRTHTVRWTDRLDDPDSRAFVADYRKAYKFKGPMPEVAGNAYFGIQFFLGAAEKAESADGEAINTEIGRLTFDSPLGENTRFSAANHILQADMFQATIKPGGAYEVSRELGRVADTTPMPGCS; encoded by the coding sequence ATGGCTCACACGCGTTCGCGTGCCGGCACGGGCATCCTGACCGCCGCCGCTCTGCTGGCGGTGACCGGCTGCGGCGGCTCGGCGATCTCGGACACCGGAAGCGACGGGGACGGACCCTTGAAGGTCGGCCTGATCGTGCCGCTCACCGGGCCCGTCTCCTCGACCGGCAAGGCCCTGCGCAACGCCTTCGAACTGGGCGTCGAGAAGGTCAACGAGGACGGTGGCGTGAACGGCGCGAACGTCGAGTTCGTCGTCGTCGACGACGGGGGCGACCCGGCCACGTCCACCCAGCTGGCTCGCAGACTCGTCCAGCGGGAAAAGGTGTCGATGCTGTTCGGCACGATCACCGGGGACACGGCCGAGGCCGTGACCAAGGTCGCCGATGACGCGAAGGTCCCGTTCGGGACGGCGATCCTCGGCGACACCGGGCAGTGCCATCCCTACGCGTGGGGGTTCGGCGAGAGCACGCGCCAGCTGCTCACCCCGACCATCCCCGCGCTGCTGGAGAAGTACGGGAAGAGGGTCGCCGTCGTCGGCTCCGACTACAACTTCCCGCACTACTACCTGCGCGTCGCCAAGGAGCAGGTGAAACGCGCCGGCGGCTCGGTCGTCGGCGAGGAGTTCAGCCCGATCGGGCAGACCGACTGGCAGCCGGTGATCAAGCGGCTCAAGGCCGCGAAGCCGGATGTGCTGCTGGCCATGGTCGTCGGTTCCGACGCGGTGTCGTTCAGCCAGCAGGCCAAGCAGTTCGGTCTGCTCAGCCCGCAACTCGGCTACGACGGCGCTCCGTTGGACAGCGACTACTACCCCGCCCTCAACGCCTTGGTGAACGGCCGTACGCACACCGTGCGCTGGACCGACCGGCTGGACGACCCGGACAGCCGCGCCTTCGTGGCCGACTACCGGAAGGCGTACAAGTTCAAAGGCCCGATGCCCGAGGTGGCGGGCAACGCGTACTTCGGCATCCAGTTCTTCCTGGGCGCCGCCGAGAAGGCCGAGAGCGCCGACGGTGAGGCGATCAACACCGAGATCGGGCGGCTGACCTTCGACTCGCCGCTCGGCGAGAACACCCGCTTCTCGGCGGCCAATCACATCCTGCAGGCAGACATGTTCCAGGCGACGATCAAGCCGGGTGGAGCGTACGAGGTCAGCCGTGAGCTCGGTCGTGTCGCCGACACCACACCCATGCCGGGGTGCTCATGA
- a CDS encoding ABC transporter ATP-binding protein: MMLELEGLGGGYGQAAVVRDVTLRVAEGERIALLGRNGTGKTTLLRTVFGLADRQGGEVRLAGRPVPSGRPDLLARRGAALMPEDRGVFPTLTVAENLRLATRRGFVPAVDPHEIFPLLTERRRQPAGTLSGGQKQQLGIARSILSGQSLIVVDELTQGLQPSFVQQVLEAMTRIAATGVAVVMVDQHAGLLLERCDRAIVMQTGRVVFDGTSSTDNREELDRLLAVA, encoded by the coding sequence ATGATGCTGGAACTGGAGGGACTTGGCGGCGGGTACGGTCAGGCCGCCGTCGTCCGCGATGTGACCCTGCGGGTCGCCGAGGGCGAGCGGATCGCCCTGCTGGGACGCAACGGCACCGGCAAGACCACCCTGCTGCGCACCGTCTTCGGGCTGGCCGACCGGCAGGGCGGCGAGGTGCGTCTGGCGGGACGCCCCGTGCCGAGCGGCCGCCCCGACCTGCTCGCGCGCCGGGGCGCCGCACTGATGCCCGAGGACCGGGGAGTGTTCCCCACCCTCACCGTCGCGGAGAACCTCCGCCTGGCCACGCGCCGGGGCTTCGTCCCCGCGGTCGATCCCCACGAGATCTTCCCCCTGCTGACCGAACGCCGTCGGCAGCCCGCCGGAACGCTGTCCGGCGGGCAGAAACAGCAGCTCGGCATCGCCCGGTCGATCCTGTCCGGGCAGTCGCTGATCGTCGTGGACGAGCTCACCCAGGGTCTGCAGCCGTCGTTCGTCCAGCAGGTCCTGGAGGCGATGACCCGTATCGCCGCCACCGGAGTGGCAGTGGTGATGGTCGACCAGCATGCCGGGCTCCTTCTCGAGCGCTGCGACCGCGCGATCGTCATGCAGACGGGCCGGGTCGTCTTCGACGGCACGAGCAGCACGGACAACCGCGAGGAGCTCGACCGGCTGCTCGCCGTCGCCTGA
- a CDS encoding GNAT family N-acetyltransferase, translated as MTPANRPGTVHLRAFTEGDLDFLDRLCTDPDALGEFEWPGFGDPRARRKRWESDGYISAESAAVAIVRADDTVIGIASWKRGGSPLGVTYEIGAAVLPEHRGQGVGTAAQKQLVDYLLDHTTANRIEALTNGGNFGEQKVLERVGFRQEGVMRGRSFQHGEYVDVLVYGLLRSEHRPGTP; from the coding sequence ATGACTCCAGCGAACCGCCCGGGCACAGTTCACTTACGTGCGTTCACCGAGGGCGACCTCGACTTCCTCGATCGGCTCTGCACGGATCCCGATGCGCTCGGCGAGTTCGAGTGGCCCGGATTCGGTGATCCGAGGGCACGCCGTAAGCGGTGGGAGAGTGACGGGTACATCTCCGCCGAGTCCGCGGCGGTTGCGATCGTGCGGGCCGACGACACGGTTATCGGCATCGCCAGCTGGAAGCGCGGCGGATCCCCGTTGGGTGTCACCTACGAGATCGGCGCGGCGGTGCTGCCCGAGCATCGAGGGCAGGGGGTGGGCACGGCGGCGCAGAAGCAACTCGTGGACTACCTGTTGGACCACACGACTGCGAACCGAATCGAAGCCCTCACAAATGGCGGCAACTTCGGCGAGCAGAAGGTGCTCGAACGCGTGGGGTTCCGTCAGGAAGGAGTCATGCGCGGCAGATCCTTCCAGCATGGCGAATACGTCGATGTGCTTGTCTACGGCCTGCTCCGCTCAGAACACCGTCCCGGAACCCCATGA
- a CDS encoding ArsR/SmtB family transcription factor, whose amino-acid sequence MHAFDVLGDPVRRRILELLAEGEMSSGEVSEVIRREFGISQPGVSQHLKVLRENGFATVRPEGTRRLYAVNSEPLRDIDAWLDRFRRFWTPPLEALATELARGKRERRLREAGGDGGGDGGAEDQVPPPRSKP is encoded by the coding sequence ATGCACGCGTTCGATGTGCTCGGAGATCCCGTGCGGCGGCGGATTCTTGAGCTTCTCGCCGAGGGGGAGATGAGCTCGGGGGAAGTCAGCGAGGTCATCCGGCGGGAGTTCGGGATATCGCAGCCTGGGGTCTCGCAGCATCTCAAGGTGCTGCGGGAGAACGGGTTCGCCACCGTGCGGCCGGAAGGCACCCGGCGGCTCTATGCCGTGAACTCGGAGCCGCTGCGTGACATCGACGCGTGGCTGGACCGTTTCCGGCGGTTCTGGACCCCGCCGCTCGAGGCCCTGGCCACCGAACTCGCCCGGGGCAAGCGCGAGCGGCGGCTCCGCGAAGCCGGCGGGGACGGGGGCGGGGACGGGGGCGCAGAAGACCAAGTACCTCCTCCAAGGAGCAAGCCATGA
- a CDS encoding SRPBCC family protein — translation MIDVTQQINAVRRQVGKRVFKAGEARVVTISQTYDSDIEDVWDACTNAERIPRWLMPVSGDLRLGGQYQLHGNAHGTIERCDPPKGFAATWEFEQSVTWIELRLTPEAEGRTRFEVDHIAHVDDDTKWPEYGPGAVGVGWDLMVMGLYLHLSSGRPVDHQAAEAWVMSDEGKRFVELSSEGWYEANVASGEDPATARAAADATTAAYTGAEAPPEA, via the coding sequence ATGATCGACGTCACCCAGCAGATCAATGCCGTACGGCGCCAGGTCGGCAAGCGCGTGTTCAAGGCCGGCGAGGCGCGCGTCGTGACCATCAGCCAGACGTACGACTCGGACATCGAGGACGTCTGGGACGCTTGTACCAACGCCGAACGCATCCCGCGCTGGCTCATGCCCGTCTCCGGCGATCTGAGACTGGGCGGCCAGTACCAGCTGCACGGCAACGCGCACGGCACGATCGAGCGCTGCGACCCGCCCAAGGGCTTCGCCGCCACGTGGGAGTTCGAGCAGAGCGTCACCTGGATCGAGCTGCGGCTCACGCCGGAGGCGGAGGGCCGGACGCGCTTCGAGGTCGACCACATCGCCCATGTCGACGACGACACGAAGTGGCCGGAGTACGGGCCCGGCGCGGTCGGTGTCGGCTGGGACCTGATGGTCATGGGCCTGTATCTGCATCTGTCCTCCGGTCGCCCTGTGGATCACCAGGCGGCGGAGGCCTGGGTCATGTCCGATGAGGGCAAGCGCTTCGTCGAGCTGAGCAGCGAGGGCTGGTACGAGGCGAACGTTGCCTCCGGCGAGGACCCGGCTACGGCTCGGGCGGCTGCGGACGCGACGACTGCCGCGTACACCGGGGCGGAGGCGCCGCCGGAGGCCTGA
- a CDS encoding amidase, translating to MDPFDSAVRLAEAVRERELSPVEIADTYLERIERFDREIGAFVWRNDEEVREAALKAERAVMEGGGLPAFHGVPIPIKDVNLVAGQPATFGSLGCDDTPRTVTDPVVTRFLDAGFLLMGRTSTPDMGMLTAAESSRYGITRNPWNTEYSPGGSSGGAAAAVAAGLAPVAHANDGGGSIRMPSSCCGLVGLKPSRGRVPQYLAAWEHAAVEGAITRTVQDAAALLDVMSVPDNLVMYGAPAPERPFSEEVGRESVPLRVGLLLEAPTGVPVDPVCVAAAERTGKLLESLGHAVFPVSPRFFSEETGLGYAQTVLDAALWTAPYDRPELAEPHLRFRMERAKTRHAGEYTRMAALLQQEAVEVRAQWGRDFDVLLTPTLACPPPPAGACLAEATADPGGFRMTENQMISFTSVCNITGLPAISLPVHTSPDGLPIGSQLIGGPWDEATLLRLASALEEPADWTVRRPPGFE from the coding sequence ATGGACCCGTTCGACTCCGCCGTGCGTCTGGCAGAGGCGGTACGCGAGCGCGAGCTGAGCCCTGTCGAGATCGCCGACACCTATCTGGAGCGCATCGAGCGGTTCGATCGTGAGATCGGAGCGTTCGTCTGGCGCAACGACGAGGAGGTCCGCGAGGCCGCGCTGAAGGCCGAGCGGGCGGTGATGGAGGGCGGGGGACTGCCCGCCTTCCACGGGGTGCCCATACCCATCAAGGACGTGAACCTGGTCGCCGGGCAGCCCGCCACGTTCGGCAGCCTTGGGTGTGACGACACGCCTCGCACGGTCACCGACCCGGTCGTGACGAGGTTCCTGGACGCCGGCTTCCTGCTGATGGGCAGGACGAGCACCCCGGACATGGGCATGCTGACGGCTGCGGAGAGTTCCCGCTACGGCATCACCCGCAACCCCTGGAACACCGAGTACTCGCCGGGAGGATCGAGCGGCGGTGCCGCGGCGGCCGTCGCCGCGGGGCTCGCGCCCGTCGCCCACGCCAACGACGGCGGAGGCTCGATCCGTATGCCCTCCTCGTGCTGCGGGCTGGTCGGGCTCAAGCCGAGCCGCGGCCGGGTACCGCAGTACCTGGCGGCCTGGGAGCACGCCGCGGTCGAGGGAGCGATCACCCGGACGGTGCAGGACGCGGCGGCACTGCTGGATGTCATGAGCGTGCCGGACAACCTGGTCATGTACGGCGCGCCCGCGCCGGAGCGGCCGTTCTCCGAGGAAGTGGGGCGGGAGTCCGTACCGCTGCGGGTGGGCCTGCTGCTGGAGGCGCCCACCGGAGTTCCGGTGGACCCGGTGTGCGTGGCGGCGGCCGAGCGGACCGGAAAGCTACTGGAGTCGCTCGGCCACGCGGTCTTCCCGGTGTCGCCACGCTTCTTCAGCGAGGAGACGGGCCTCGGGTACGCGCAGACCGTCCTGGACGCGGCACTGTGGACCGCGCCCTACGACCGGCCGGAGCTGGCCGAACCGCATCTGCGGTTCCGGATGGAGCGAGCCAAGACGCGCCACGCGGGCGAGTACACACGGATGGCCGCGCTTCTGCAGCAGGAGGCCGTGGAGGTCCGGGCCCAGTGGGGCCGCGACTTCGACGTGCTGCTCACCCCGACCCTGGCCTGCCCGCCCCCGCCGGCCGGAGCCTGCCTGGCCGAGGCCACCGCCGATCCCGGCGGGTTCCGGATGACCGAGAACCAGATGATCTCGTTCACCTCCGTCTGCAACATCACCGGCCTGCCCGCCATCTCACTGCCGGTCCACACCTCGCCCGACGGTCTGCCCATCGGCAGCCAGCTGATCGGCGGTCCCTGGGACGAGGCGACACTCCTGCGGCTGGCCTCCGCCCTTGAAGAGCCGGCCGACTGGACCGTGCGCCGTCCGCCGGGCTTCGAGTGA
- a CDS encoding branched-chain amino acid ABC transporter permease — MDVLLAILTLFGLYGLTTLGMAVIFAATRVVNLAQGDLIMVGAYTAAVLTGPAFGWRVTLALVASAPLLLLIERLLLRRPLADGLATMLVTWGVGMALRQAAELWFTSTSRSVDAPVGGTVTVLGTPYPAYRLVCGLIAVAVIGLVLLAAYRTDWGLTLRAVADNPAMAALLGTDPRRLRTIAFIVGGLLAVLAGALYSPLLAVNPTMGFGLLVPVFFGLLLSRPGALGTAAGAALAIATLSVLLRTWLTDVLAEVFFYLIVVAVAALRSRPWIRRYMSWLTRVRVPARAS, encoded by the coding sequence GTGGACGTACTCCTGGCCATCCTCACGCTCTTCGGCCTCTACGGGCTCACCACCCTCGGCATGGCCGTGATCTTCGCGGCGACCCGGGTGGTGAACCTCGCGCAGGGCGACCTCATCATGGTGGGCGCCTACACGGCGGCGGTCCTCACGGGCCCGGCGTTCGGCTGGCGCGTGACCCTCGCCCTGGTGGCGAGTGCACCGCTGTTGTTGCTGATCGAACGGCTGCTGCTGCGGCGTCCCCTCGCGGACGGGCTGGCGACCATGCTCGTGACCTGGGGTGTCGGCATGGCGTTGCGGCAGGCGGCGGAGCTGTGGTTCACCTCCACCTCCCGGTCGGTCGATGCGCCGGTCGGCGGCACGGTGACGGTCCTGGGCACGCCCTATCCGGCGTACCGGCTGGTGTGCGGCCTGATCGCGGTCGCGGTCATCGGGCTGGTGCTGCTCGCCGCCTACCGTACGGACTGGGGCCTGACCCTGCGCGCGGTGGCCGACAACCCGGCCATGGCGGCGCTGCTGGGCACCGACCCGCGCCGGCTGCGCACCATCGCGTTCATCGTCGGCGGGCTGCTGGCCGTGCTGGCGGGAGCGCTGTACAGCCCGCTCCTCGCGGTGAATCCGACCATGGGCTTCGGCCTGCTGGTCCCCGTCTTCTTCGGTCTGCTGCTCAGCCGCCCCGGCGCGCTCGGGACGGCGGCGGGTGCCGCCCTGGCCATCGCCACGCTGTCGGTGCTGCTGCGCACCTGGCTGACCGACGTGCTGGCCGAGGTCTTCTTCTACCTGATCGTCGTCGCGGTCGCGGCGCTGCGCTCGCGTCCCTGGATTCGGAGGTACATGTCATGGCTCACACGCGTTCGCGTGCCGGCACGGGCATCCTGA
- a CDS encoding branched-chain amino acid ABC transporter ATP-binding protein/permease: MRFALLLVLLAAAPFGLSAFAVATLTLGLCNGLFAYGLDLSWGRAGLLSVGHASFFGLGAYAVALSQEHGWPLAVLLAAALAAAVGIAVLVVRIGLASRVPDAPLILLTIGVGLLLQHAANSLTDLTGGTNGLSVSGRGVVSAYYLTLVVVAAVVAVTSVTVVRSRFGARLIAASRNPERAAQAGIDPVRVRTGAFAVGAAVSAVAGALYAPAAGLVSPQVFGLALSTSVLVWLALGGRESTVGPFLGAILITAGAQMLGSTWQGWYVLALAALFVLVVQVAPAGLAGLARPWARGPAVKLPPAAAAPRHRADDTARGGAALALTGIRKSFGPVDVLCGVDLTVEDGRTVCLIGPNGAGKSTLLAVVAGQLAPDAGEVRIFGADATALPVQDRVRLGVGRMFQIPSVLTALSPADNIRLARLDAPRHVELPAEYDDLAGDETREAGALPLADRRRLELAMVLAGAPRLMLLDEPAAGLGPDDARALVHELKQVSRRTGCALVVVEHDMAIVRELADDVVVLHEGQVIAHGSMDEIAADPAVRQAYLGVSR, from the coding sequence GTGCGCTTCGCGCTGCTGCTCGTGCTGCTGGCGGCGGCTCCGTTCGGGCTGAGCGCCTTCGCGGTGGCCACCCTGACGCTGGGCTTGTGCAACGGGCTGTTCGCTTACGGCCTGGACCTTTCCTGGGGGCGGGCGGGGCTGCTCAGCGTGGGTCACGCGTCCTTCTTCGGGCTCGGTGCCTACGCCGTCGCGCTCAGCCAGGAGCACGGCTGGCCGCTTGCCGTCCTGCTGGCGGCGGCTTTGGCGGCGGCCGTGGGCATCGCGGTGCTGGTGGTCCGGATCGGGCTGGCGTCCCGTGTGCCCGACGCGCCGCTCATCCTGCTGACGATCGGAGTGGGCCTGCTGCTCCAGCACGCGGCGAACAGCCTCACGGATCTGACCGGCGGGACCAACGGGCTGTCGGTGAGCGGCCGGGGAGTGGTCTCCGCCTACTACCTGACGCTCGTGGTGGTGGCCGCCGTGGTGGCCGTCACCAGCGTGACGGTGGTCCGCAGCCGGTTCGGCGCGCGGTTGATCGCCGCGTCCCGCAACCCCGAGCGCGCCGCCCAGGCCGGCATCGACCCGGTGCGCGTGCGGACCGGGGCGTTCGCCGTCGGGGCGGCCGTGTCGGCGGTCGCGGGCGCCTTGTACGCGCCCGCCGCCGGGCTGGTGTCACCGCAGGTCTTCGGGCTCGCCCTGTCGACCAGCGTGCTGGTCTGGCTCGCACTGGGCGGACGGGAGTCGACCGTGGGCCCGTTCCTCGGCGCCATCCTGATCACGGCGGGCGCTCAGATGCTCGGCAGTACGTGGCAGGGCTGGTACGTCCTCGCGCTCGCCGCCCTGTTCGTTCTGGTCGTACAGGTAGCCCCGGCGGGTCTGGCGGGGCTGGCCCGCCCATGGGCACGCGGCCCGGCGGTGAAGCTGCCCCCGGCTGCGGCGGCGCCACGGCACCGTGCTGACGACACGGCCCGCGGGGGAGCCGCCCTCGCGCTGACGGGCATCCGCAAGTCCTTCGGCCCGGTGGACGTGCTGTGCGGCGTGGACCTCACGGTCGAGGACGGCCGAACCGTCTGCCTGATCGGCCCCAACGGCGCGGGCAAGAGCACCCTGCTCGCCGTCGTCGCGGGCCAACTCGCCCCCGACGCGGGCGAGGTGCGGATCTTCGGCGCGGACGCCACCGCGCTCCCGGTCCAGGACCGCGTACGCCTGGGGGTGGGCCGGATGTTCCAGATCCCCAGCGTCCTGACGGCACTGTCTCCGGCCGACAACATCCGGCTGGCCCGCCTGGACGCGCCACGGCATGTCGAGCTGCCCGCCGAGTACGACGACCTGGCCGGCGACGAGACCCGTGAGGCCGGGGCCCTGCCGCTGGCCGACCGGCGCCGGCTGGAGCTGGCCATGGTGCTGGCCGGAGCGCCCCGGCTGATGCTGCTCGACGAACCCGCGGCCGGGCTCGGACCCGACGACGCCCGCGCGCTCGTCCACGAGCTGAAGCAGGTCTCCCGGCGTACGGGATGCGCACTGGTCGTCGTCGAACACGACATGGCGATCGTCCGGGAGCTGGCCGACGACGTCGTGGTCCTGCACGAGGGTCAGGTGATCGCCCATGGGTCGATGGACGAGATCGCCGCCGACCCGGCGGTGCGTCAGGCCTACCTGGGGGTGAGCCGATGA
- a CDS encoding aminoglycoside phosphotransferase family protein encodes MSLPLPLPVPSEQSSLPLPSASESVPEAGGASDGVPDLRLLTGPDAGELLAAALEPAGRQLLSWRVENVDHQPGDSSTAVYRVQVRGPDGRTDEERIGARVGRLPRGATVLEDGANRVAVWRFPYDPWLPALPSACDSGALARLLEDVGCGGGPVRYRVRAYRPGRRAVVEVTGSYGRLFIKVVRPSRVDALHRRHRLLTDAGVPAPASLGFTPDGLVVLQALPGRTLREVLREGGGGGRGGGRAPSAQAVLGLLDRLPPELASGTPRPSWAAKAPHYAAVIGAAVPELAARARELAEEVAVGVGSGPVVTVHGDLYESQLLVDGGRISGLLDVDTAGPGERVDDLGCLLGHLSVLAQIDRERADAINRLGAAYLTAFAGLVDPVELRRRTAAVVLSLATGPHRVQEAGWQAATRARLDMAMRWLHPG; translated from the coding sequence ATGTCTCTGCCTCTGCCTCTGCCTGTACCTTCTGAGCAGTCTTCTCTGCCGCTGCCTTCGGCGTCCGAGTCCGTGCCCGAGGCGGGCGGTGCCTCCGACGGCGTACCGGATCTGCGTCTGCTGACCGGTCCCGACGCCGGTGAGTTGTTGGCGGCGGCCCTGGAGCCGGCCGGTCGGCAGTTGCTGTCCTGGCGCGTCGAGAACGTCGACCATCAGCCCGGTGACAGTTCTACCGCTGTGTATCGGGTGCAGGTCCGGGGGCCCGACGGGCGAACCGATGAAGAGAGGATCGGTGCCCGTGTCGGGCGTCTGCCGCGCGGGGCGACGGTGTTGGAGGACGGGGCCAACCGGGTCGCGGTGTGGCGTTTCCCGTACGACCCGTGGCTGCCCGCTCTTCCTTCGGCCTGTGATTCGGGGGCGCTCGCGCGGTTGCTGGAGGACGTCGGTTGTGGGGGTGGTCCGGTTCGGTATCGGGTGCGTGCGTACCGGCCCGGTCGTCGTGCCGTCGTCGAGGTGACCGGTTCGTACGGGCGGCTGTTCATCAAGGTCGTACGTCCGAGTCGTGTCGATGCCCTGCATCGGCGGCATCGTCTGCTCACCGACGCCGGTGTGCCCGCACCGGCCAGCCTCGGCTTCACGCCGGACGGGCTGGTCGTACTGCAGGCTCTGCCCGGCCGGACCTTGCGGGAGGTGCTGCGTGAGGGCGGTGGCGGTGGCAGGGGCGGGGGCCGCGCGCCGTCCGCGCAGGCGGTCCTCGGCCTGCTCGACCGGCTGCCGCCCGAACTGGCTTCGGGGACGCCCCGGCCCTCGTGGGCTGCCAAGGCTCCGCATTACGCGGCTGTTATCGGGGCTGCGGTGCCTGAACTGGCCGCTCGGGCGAGGGAGTTGGCGGAGGAGGTGGCGGTGGGCGTCGGCTCCGGGCCCGTAGTCACCGTGCACGGGGATCTGTACGAGAGTCAACTCCTTGTGGACGGCGGCCGGATCAGCGGGCTGCTGGACGTGGACACCGCGGGGCCCGGTGAACGTGTCGATGACCTGGGCTGTCTCCTCGGGCATCTGTCCGTTCTCGCACAGATCGACCGGGAGCGCGCCGATGCCATCAATCGGTTGGGCGCCGCTTATCTGACGGCGTTTGCGGGACTTGTGGACCCCGTCGAGCTGCGGCGTCGTACCGCTGCCGTGGTGTTGTCGCTTGCCACCGGTCCGCATCGGGTGCAGGAGGCGGGGTGGCAGGCGGCTACGCGCGCCCGGCTGGATATGGCTATGCGCTGGCTGCATCCCGGATGA
- a CDS encoding helix-turn-helix domain-containing protein, with protein sequence MPLEARTDGTLVFGYLDTVSNDRARASDAVLVKTATPWAAELRAERFGAITTCDIAGEQRAQVVPHASVSPVGIDSLVGVLLAGEVTIEQNGRQCALSPGDFVLYGGGRRFRLDLGRDYRWFLMRLDPGTSTLLQQTPDAMVAQELTSSPGGRILSSMLVELADRGHRLGPLSKGEMGEHVTGVLRTLVREYAGRHTPPAHAHRLLRVLEHIDRHLTEELSPARIAAAHHISVRSLHALFQHRGETLGDHIRQRRLSRIRQDLADPALADVPAYAVAARWGITDPSYFGRVFKSEFGLSPREFRRRSLPGGYAP encoded by the coding sequence ATGCCTCTCGAAGCCCGGACGGACGGCACCCTCGTCTTCGGCTACCTGGACACCGTGTCCAACGACCGCGCCAGGGCGTCCGACGCCGTACTGGTCAAGACGGCGACGCCCTGGGCCGCCGAGCTGCGGGCGGAGCGGTTCGGCGCGATCACCACGTGTGACATCGCCGGCGAGCAGCGGGCGCAGGTCGTGCCGCACGCGTCGGTCTCCCCTGTGGGAATCGACTCCCTGGTCGGGGTGCTTCTGGCCGGAGAGGTGACGATCGAACAGAACGGCCGCCAATGCGCCCTGTCCCCGGGCGACTTCGTCCTCTACGGCGGCGGGCGTCGGTTCCGTCTCGACCTCGGTCGCGACTACCGCTGGTTCCTGATGAGACTCGACCCGGGCACGAGCACGCTCCTGCAGCAGACCCCCGACGCGATGGTCGCCCAGGAGCTCACGTCTTCCCCCGGCGGCCGGATCCTCTCCTCAATGCTCGTCGAACTCGCCGACCGCGGTCATCGCCTCGGACCGCTGTCGAAAGGGGAGATGGGCGAGCACGTGACCGGCGTTCTCCGGACCCTCGTCCGCGAGTACGCAGGCCGGCACACGCCCCCTGCGCACGCGCACCGGCTGCTGCGCGTCCTGGAACACATCGACCGGCACCTGACCGAAGAACTCTCGCCCGCCCGGATCGCCGCCGCCCACCACATCTCGGTCCGCTCCTTGCACGCCCTGTTCCAGCATCGAGGGGAGACACTCGGCGACCACATCCGGCAACGGCGCCTGAGCCGCATCCGCCAGGACCTGGCCGACCCCGCCCTGGCCGATGTCCCGGCGTACGCCGTGGCGGCCCGCTGGGGCATCACCGACCCGAGTTACTTCGGCAGAGTCTTCAAAAGCGAATTCGGCCTCTCCCCACGGGAGTTCCGCCGCCGGTCACTTCCCGGCGGGTACGCCCCGTAA